A part of Roseitalea porphyridii genomic DNA contains:
- a CDS encoding ATP-binding cassette domain-containing protein codes for MNDRGTPLVEMRDMQKSFGGIKAVDHVTVDLYPGEVVGILGHNGAGKSVLMKMLSGALRRDGGQIFVNGTEAHIENPRDARNYNIETIYQTLALADNLDAASNLFLGRELTTALGLVDDAQMEAETRKIMNRLNPNFVRFSAPVSALSGGQRQSVAIARAVYFNAKILIMDEPTAALGVEETRMVAELIDELKKQGIGIFLIDHDIHQVKALCDRASVMKNGQLVGTVDVDAVTEDDLLGMIILGKQPQLAA; via the coding sequence ATGAACGATCGCGGCACGCCGCTCGTCGAGATGCGCGACATGCAGAAATCGTTCGGCGGCATCAAGGCGGTCGACCATGTCACGGTCGACCTCTATCCGGGGGAGGTGGTCGGCATTCTTGGCCACAATGGCGCGGGCAAGTCGGTTCTGATGAAGATGCTGTCGGGGGCGCTGCGGCGCGATGGCGGGCAGATCTTCGTCAACGGAACCGAAGCCCATATCGAGAACCCGCGCGACGCGCGCAACTACAACATCGAGACGATCTACCAGACGCTGGCGCTGGCCGACAATCTCGATGCCGCCTCCAACCTGTTCCTGGGTCGCGAACTGACGACCGCGCTCGGCCTTGTCGACGATGCGCAGATGGAGGCCGAGACGCGCAAGATAATGAACCGGCTGAACCCCAACTTCGTGCGGTTTTCGGCGCCGGTCTCGGCGCTTTCGGGCGGCCAGCGCCAGTCGGTGGCGATCGCGCGGGCCGTCTATTTCAACGCCAAGATCCTGATCATGGACGAGCCGACCGCGGCGCTCGGCGTCGAGGAGACGCGCATGGTCGCCGAACTGATCGACGAGTTGAAGAAGCAGGGTATCGGCATCTTCCTGATCGATCACGACATCCACCAGGTCAAGGCGCTATGCGACCGTGCCTCGGTGATGAAGAACGGCCAGCTCGTTGGCACGGTCGATGTGGACGCGGTCACCGAGGACGATCTGCTCGGCATGATCATCCTGGGCAAGCAGCCGCAGTTGGCGGCGTGA
- a CDS encoding sugar ABC transporter permease yields MSDSPAVSGAPPGVRNLARTLEIDTRLLGMIGAFVVLCLVFHFLTDGRFLTPRNIFNLTIQTVSVAIMATGMVFVIVTRHIDLSVGSLLATCSAMMAMTQTLVTPEWLGLGLNHPMTAPIAILVGVATGVAIGAFHGWLIGYLGIPAFIVTLGGLLVWRNVAWYLTTGQTIGPLDENFQLFGGIGGTLGETWSWIFGLVCVIGALAALWQSRRNKLAHDFPVKPLWAEVALGAVIAAAVVGFIALLNAYEIPDRRLERMFEVRGEVMPEGFTAGYGLPISVLVLIAVAVVMTVVANRTRLGRYIFAAGGNPDAAELSGINTRMLTVKVFMIMGALCAISAVVASARLTFHSNDIGTLDELRVIAAAVIGGTALSGGVGTIYGAILGALIMQSLQSGMAMVGVDAPFQNIVVGSVLVAAVLIDIIYRKRTGGR; encoded by the coding sequence GTGAGCGACAGTCCCGCCGTGTCGGGCGCCCCGCCGGGCGTCCGCAACCTTGCCCGAACGCTTGAGATCGACACGCGCCTGCTCGGCATGATCGGCGCGTTCGTCGTCCTGTGTCTGGTCTTCCATTTCCTGACTGACGGGCGCTTCCTGACGCCGCGCAACATCTTCAACCTGACGATCCAGACCGTCTCCGTGGCGATCATGGCGACCGGCATGGTGTTCGTCATCGTCACGCGGCACATCGACCTTTCGGTGGGTTCGCTGCTGGCGACCTGCTCGGCGATGATGGCGATGACGCAGACGCTGGTCACGCCCGAATGGCTGGGGCTCGGCCTCAACCATCCGATGACCGCGCCGATCGCGATCCTTGTCGGCGTCGCCACGGGCGTCGCCATCGGCGCCTTCCATGGCTGGCTGATCGGCTATCTGGGCATTCCGGCCTTCATCGTCACGCTGGGCGGACTTCTGGTCTGGCGCAACGTCGCCTGGTACCTGACCACCGGCCAGACGATCGGCCCGCTCGACGAGAACTTCCAGCTTTTCGGCGGCATCGGCGGCACGCTTGGCGAGACGTGGAGCTGGATCTTCGGCCTTGTCTGCGTCATCGGTGCGCTTGCCGCGCTTTGGCAGTCGCGGCGCAACAAGCTGGCGCACGATTTTCCGGTCAAGCCGCTTTGGGCGGAGGTCGCGCTCGGCGCGGTGATCGCGGCGGCGGTCGTCGGTTTCATCGCGCTGCTGAACGCCTATGAAATTCCCGACCGGCGACTCGAACGCATGTTCGAGGTGCGCGGCGAGGTGATGCCCGAAGGCTTCACCGCCGGCTACGGCCTGCCGATCTCGGTGCTCGTGCTGATCGCGGTCGCGGTGGTGATGACGGTCGTCGCCAACCGCACGCGGCTCGGCCGTTACATCTTCGCCGCCGGCGGCAATCCGGACGCGGCCGAACTGTCGGGCATCAACACGCGCATGCTCACGGTCAAGGTGTTCATGATCATGGGAGCGCTGTGCGCGATCAGCGCGGTCGTCGCCTCGGCGCGCCTGACCTTCCATTCCAACGATATCGGCACGCTCGACGAATTGCGCGTGATCGCCGCCGCCGTGATCGGCGGCACGGCGCTGTCGGGCGGGGTCGGCACGATCTACGGCGCGATCCTTGGGGCGCTGATCATGCAGTCGCTGCAGTCGGGTATGGCGATGGTCGGCGTCGACGCGCCGTTCCAGAACATCGTCGTCGGCTCGGTTCTGGTCGCGGCCGTGCTGATCGACATCATCTATCGCAAGCGCACGGGAGGCCGGTGA
- the xylF gene encoding D-xylose ABC transporter substrate-binding protein yields MRKAIVLAAAMAVGLTSTALAQDDITVGVSWSNFQEERWKTDEAAMREALEAGGASYISADAQSSSAKQLSDIESLIAQGADVLVLLAQDTQAIIPAVQAAADEGIPVIAYDRLIEDSRAFYLTFDNVEVGRMQARAVLEAQPEGNYVMIKGSPTDPNADFLRGGQQEVLQDAIDAGDITIVGEAYTDGWLPANAQRNMEQILTAQDNDVDAVVASNDGTAGGVVAALTAQGMEGIPVSGQDGDHAALNRIAQGTQTVSVWKDARDLGQRAGEIAIELAGGTEMSAIEGAEEWTSPAGTTLWAEFLEPVPVTADNLSVVVDAGWIDQETLCQGVTDGPAPCN; encoded by the coding sequence ATGCGTAAAGCAATCGTGCTTGCGGCCGCGATGGCCGTGGGACTGACGTCCACCGCCCTGGCCCAGGACGACATCACCGTCGGCGTGAGCTGGTCGAATTTCCAGGAAGAACGCTGGAAGACCGACGAGGCGGCCATGAGGGAGGCGCTCGAAGCGGGCGGGGCGAGCTACATTTCGGCCGATGCGCAGTCGTCCTCGGCCAAGCAGCTTTCCGATATCGAAAGCCTGATCGCCCAAGGTGCGGACGTGCTCGTGCTGCTCGCCCAGGACACGCAGGCGATCATCCCGGCCGTTCAGGCGGCCGCCGACGAGGGCATCCCGGTCATCGCCTATGACCGGCTGATCGAGGACAGCCGCGCCTTCTACCTGACCTTCGACAATGTCGAGGTCGGCCGCATGCAGGCGCGCGCCGTGCTCGAGGCGCAGCCCGAGGGCAACTATGTGATGATCAAGGGCTCGCCGACCGACCCGAACGCCGACTTCCTGCGCGGTGGGCAGCAGGAAGTGCTGCAGGACGCGATCGACGCCGGTGACATCACGATCGTCGGCGAGGCCTACACGGACGGCTGGCTGCCGGCCAACGCGCAGCGCAACATGGAGCAGATCCTGACCGCGCAGGACAATGATGTCGACGCGGTCGTCGCCTCCAACGACGGCACCGCCGGCGGCGTCGTCGCCGCGCTCACCGCGCAGGGCATGGAAGGCATTCCCGTCTCCGGCCAGGACGGCGACCACGCCGCGCTGAACCGGATCGCCCAGGGCACGCAGACCGTCTCGGTGTGGAAGGACGCACGCGACCTCGGCCAGCGCGCCGGAGAAATCGCCATCGAACTGGCGGGCGGCACGGAAATGAGCGCGATCGAGGGCGCAGAGGAATGGACCTCGCCGGCCGGCACCACCCTGTGGGCCGAATTCCTCGAGCCCGTTCCGGTCACCGCCGACAATCTGTCCGTTGTGGTCGATGCCGGATGGATCGATCAGGAAACGCTGTGCCAGGGCGTCACCGACGGCCCGGCGCCGTGCAACTGA
- a CDS encoding ROK family transcriptional regulator, which translates to MKKMLLQSAEPIERADMPDGCGPLTPPLSSSVKPLRQQVFEAIRAAGSIARVDIARSVGISPGSVTSITAELLEAGLIEETGPPQRDGDAGRGRPPVALSVRPRARFVAGIKLSSPSHSAVIVDFAGNRIGEASAPRAHARHATADVLSETIGMLDAALEAAGLARSDLAAVGLGVPGFVDSETGTVTWSPIMAERDVPLAGLVADRLGIAVSADNDANLLTMAELWFGAGRALPDFAVVTIEHGVGMGLVINHEIYRGAGGMGMELGHTKVHLDGALCRCGQRGCLEAYVADYALVREASTALNWTSAEREPQIILESLFSHAKAGNAAARSIFHRAGRFLALGLANVITLFDPGLIILSGARMRYDYLYAREVLAEMANLSPATHRRGPRVETHAWGDMVWAQGAAALALAAVTDDLLGAQAGGR; encoded by the coding sequence ATGAAGAAAATGCTGTTGCAGTCGGCCGAACCGATCGAACGGGCGGACATGCCGGATGGCTGCGGGCCGCTGACGCCGCCCCTGTCGAGCTCGGTCAAGCCCTTGCGCCAGCAGGTTTTCGAGGCGATCCGCGCGGCCGGTTCGATCGCCCGCGTGGACATCGCCAGAAGCGTCGGCATCAGCCCCGGATCGGTCACCTCGATCACCGCCGAACTGCTCGAGGCGGGCCTGATCGAGGAGACCGGACCGCCCCAGCGCGACGGCGATGCCGGCCGCGGCCGGCCACCGGTGGCGCTGAGCGTGCGTCCGCGCGCCCGTTTCGTCGCCGGCATCAAGCTGTCCTCGCCCAGCCATTCGGCGGTGATCGTCGATTTCGCCGGCAACCGGATCGGCGAGGCGAGCGCCCCGCGCGCCCATGCGCGCCACGCCACCGCCGACGTGCTGTCGGAGACGATCGGCATGCTCGACGCAGCGCTCGAAGCGGCCGGACTGGCCCGTTCCGACCTCGCCGCCGTCGGTCTGGGCGTGCCCGGCTTCGTCGACAGCGAGACAGGCACCGTGACCTGGTCGCCGATCATGGCCGAACGCGACGTGCCGCTTGCCGGTCTCGTCGCCGATCGGCTCGGGATCGCCGTTTCCGCCGACAACGACGCCAACCTTCTGACGATGGCCGAACTCTGGTTCGGCGCCGGCCGCGCCCTGCCCGACTTCGCCGTCGTCACCATCGAGCACGGCGTCGGCATGGGTCTCGTCATCAACCACGAGATCTATCGTGGCGCAGGCGGCATGGGCATGGAGCTCGGCCACACCAAGGTGCATCTCGATGGCGCGCTGTGCCGGTGCGGCCAGCGCGGATGCCTCGAGGCCTATGTCGCCGACTACGCGCTCGTGCGCGAGGCCTCGACCGCGCTGAACTGGACCAGCGCCGAGCGCGAGCCGCAGATCATCCTCGAGAGCCTTTTCAGCCACGCCAAGGCCGGCAATGCGGCGGCGCGCTCGATCTTCCACCGGGCCGGCCGCTTCCTGGCGCTGGGCCTCGCCAACGTCATCACCCTGTTCGACCCCGGCCTGATCATCCTGTCGGGCGCGCGCATGCGCTACGACTATCTCTACGCGCGCGAGGTGCTCGCCGAGATGGCCAACCTGTCGCCGGCGACGCATCGGCGCGGACCGCGCGTCGAAACGCACGCCTGGGGCGACATGGTCTGGGCGCAGGGCGCCGCGGCGCTGGCGCTCGCCGCCGTGACCGACGATCTGCTCGGCGCGCAGGCGGGCGGCCGATGA